One window from the genome of Candidatus Didemnitutus sp. encodes:
- a CDS encoding VWA domain-containing protein: MSFHSPHLLWLLVPLVLLFSWELARRATNAAADLPKVARAWAGAFDVALGTRHTTAETRPRLWLWFGLALCIIALARPQWGVIEEKVFDQSREVLIAVDLSRSMLAQDVKPSRLDRSKLLITSLLDGLKGERVGLVLFAGTAFLQSPLSADYEILREFLPALKPDFLPEGGSNYKAMLETSMQAFGTSTADRYLIILSDGESTEDGWKELGEQLKTKGIRVISLGVGTTQGSFIPDGSGGFVKDDRGAVVLSRLNSSTLQDLAQTTGGAYTDASAWIDMPSLLKKTVEAGKKGEFSEKNTARKIERFQWFLAPGLLLLFISFWAEFPVRPRERALPLGGKARNTEHGTRNVQRTAARVATLAAIIWLSALSSQLSALAAEGGETDTLSKPLTTTVARLVDKSALAAKDCADLAQTTLTYGERMKSGQQRPPEGVVKDALTAVDLGEKADPKAADWPRLRKELEQLLEKPPEDKKQDQKQDQQQKQDQKNQQQNQQNEDQQKQDQQQQQQQDQQNSDQQKQQEQQKQQQDAFGDMKDQKEPPKTDDEKQPPQQPPQPQTQKVGGQKEKKMEVPLDPDLAMPLQKLEQVRNQDSPAKLQQLMQGQPQKAPKKGKDW; encoded by the coding sequence ATGAGCTTCCACTCGCCTCATCTTCTCTGGCTGCTCGTGCCGCTCGTGCTGCTCTTCTCCTGGGAGCTCGCCCGCCGCGCCACCAACGCCGCCGCCGATCTCCCGAAAGTCGCGCGCGCGTGGGCCGGCGCGTTCGACGTCGCGCTCGGCACGCGGCACACCACCGCCGAAACGCGCCCGCGCCTCTGGCTGTGGTTCGGCCTCGCGCTCTGCATCATCGCGCTCGCCCGCCCGCAATGGGGCGTGATCGAGGAGAAGGTCTTCGACCAGTCGCGCGAAGTGCTCATCGCCGTCGACCTTTCGCGCTCGATGCTCGCGCAGGACGTGAAGCCCTCGCGCCTCGACCGCTCGAAGCTCCTCATCACCTCGCTCCTCGACGGCCTGAAAGGCGAGCGCGTCGGCCTCGTGCTGTTCGCCGGCACCGCGTTTCTCCAAAGCCCGCTCAGCGCGGACTATGAGATTTTGCGCGAGTTCCTGCCGGCGCTGAAACCCGACTTCCTCCCCGAAGGCGGCTCGAACTACAAAGCCATGCTCGAAACCTCGATGCAGGCCTTCGGCACGTCCACGGCGGACCGTTACCTGATCATCCTCTCCGACGGCGAGAGCACCGAGGACGGCTGGAAGGAACTCGGCGAGCAACTCAAGACGAAGGGCATTCGCGTGATCAGCCTCGGTGTCGGCACCACGCAAGGCTCGTTCATTCCCGACGGCAGCGGCGGCTTCGTGAAGGACGACCGCGGCGCCGTCGTCCTCTCGCGCCTCAACAGCTCCACCTTGCAAGACCTCGCGCAGACCACCGGTGGCGCCTACACCGACGCGAGTGCATGGATCGACATGCCCTCGCTGCTCAAGAAGACCGTCGAGGCCGGCAAGAAAGGCGAATTCTCCGAGAAGAACACCGCCCGCAAGATCGAGCGCTTCCAATGGTTCCTCGCGCCCGGCCTGTTGCTGCTCTTCATTAGTTTCTGGGCCGAGTTCCCCGTCCGCCCGCGCGAGCGTGCCCTGCCGCTGGGTGGCAAAGCGCGGAATACGGAACATGGAACGCGGAACGTCCAACGCACCGCTGCCCGCGTTGCGACCTTGGCCGCTATCATCTGGCTCTCAGCTCTCAGCTCTCAACTCTCAGCCCTCGCCGCCGAAGGCGGCGAGACGGACACTCTCTCGAAGCCTCTCACCACCACCGTCGCCCGGCTCGTCGACAAAAGCGCGCTCGCCGCGAAGGACTGCGCCGACCTCGCCCAAACCACCCTCACCTACGGCGAGCGCATGAAGTCCGGCCAGCAACGCCCGCCCGAAGGCGTGGTCAAGGACGCGCTCACCGCCGTCGATCTCGGCGAGAAGGCCGACCCCAAGGCCGCCGACTGGCCGCGCCTGCGCAAGGAACTTGAGCAACTCCTCGAAAAGCCACCCGAGGACAAGAAGCAGGACCAAAAACAAGACCAGCAGCAGAAGCAGGATCAGAAAAACCAGCAGCAAAATCAGCAGAACGAGGACCAACAAAAACAGGACCAGCAGCAACAACAGCAGCAGGACCAACAGAATTCCGACCAGCAAAAACAACAGGAGCAGCAGAAGCAGCAACAGGACGCCTTTGGCGACATGAAGGACCAGAAAGAACCGCCGAAGACCGACGACGAGAAACAACCACCGCAACAGCCCCCGCAGCCGCAAACCCAGAAAGTCGGCGGCCAGAAGGAAAAGAAAATGGAAGTCCCGCTCGACCCCGACCTCGCCATGCCGCTCCAGAAGCTCGAACAGGTCCGCAATCAGGATTCCCCCGCCAAGCTCCAACAACTCATGCAAGGCCAGCCGCAGAAGGCCCCCAAGAAAGGCAAGGACTGGTGA
- a CDS encoding VWA domain-containing protein, with amino-acid sequence MTTLTNYTFADPWWLAALLVLPLLIWVRGRRGAPVLVVPFAGAWHRPTFIPTSRWPAAFALTGLVLLIVALARPQIVEDKREVKQQGYDLMLAIDLSGSMLAEDYERAGDRINRLQAIKPVIQAFITQRTSDRIGLVVFSGRAYTLAPLTFDHDWLARQIERLKIGLIEDGTAIGDGLGIALTRLEQAGREEGNKRKGAFVVLLTDGANNRGLLTPEQATEIAKSRSVPIYAVGAGRDGLVPMPVFDDNGNKIGYRRAISDLDEGQLRAMADATGGKFFRAADSDTIEKAFAAIDRAQKIEFQAKSYLITTELFAWVAGPGAVLLFLGALIALPPQLPRRKKEAAA; translated from the coding sequence ATGACCACGCTGACGAACTACACCTTCGCCGACCCGTGGTGGCTCGCCGCGCTGCTCGTGCTACCGCTGCTGATCTGGGTCCGCGGCCGCCGCGGCGCACCGGTCCTCGTCGTGCCCTTCGCCGGCGCGTGGCACCGTCCGACCTTCATCCCGACCTCGCGCTGGCCCGCGGCCTTCGCGCTGACCGGACTCGTGTTACTCATCGTCGCCCTCGCCCGCCCGCAAATCGTCGAGGACAAGCGCGAGGTGAAACAGCAAGGCTACGACCTCATGCTCGCGATCGACCTCTCCGGCTCGATGCTCGCCGAGGACTACGAACGCGCGGGCGACCGCATCAACCGCCTCCAGGCGATCAAGCCCGTCATCCAAGCCTTCATCACGCAGCGCACCAGCGACCGCATCGGCCTCGTCGTCTTCTCCGGCCGCGCCTACACGCTCGCGCCGCTCACCTTCGACCACGACTGGCTCGCCCGCCAGATCGAGCGCCTGAAAATCGGCCTGATCGAAGACGGCACCGCCATCGGCGACGGTCTCGGCATCGCGCTCACCCGCCTCGAACAAGCCGGCCGCGAAGAAGGCAACAAACGCAAAGGCGCGTTCGTCGTTCTCCTCACCGACGGCGCCAACAACCGCGGCCTGCTCACGCCCGAGCAGGCGACCGAGATCGCCAAATCCCGCAGCGTGCCCATCTACGCCGTCGGCGCCGGTCGCGACGGCCTCGTGCCGATGCCCGTCTTCGACGACAACGGCAACAAGATCGGCTACCGCCGCGCCATCTCCGACCTCGACGAAGGCCAACTCCGCGCCATGGCCGATGCCACCGGCGGCAAGTTCTTCCGCGCCGCCGATTCCGACACGATCGAGAAGGCGTTCGCCGCCATCGACCGCGCGCAGAAGATCGAATTTCAGGCCAAATCCTACCTGATCACGACGGAGCTGTTCGCGTGGGTCGCCGGACCCGGTGCCGTGCTGCTCTTCCTCGGTGCCCTGATCGCGCTCCCGCCGCAGCTGCCACGTCGGAAGAAGGAGGCCGCCGCATGA
- a CDS encoding DUF58 domain-containing protein has translation MPNPITAHTSVVTSQLALLRQLEWKVRHAVENVLSGEYRSAFRGRGMEFDQVVKYTFGDDIRDIDWNVTARLGEPYRKKFIEEREVTLLLVLEDSVSLQFGSGEKSKREALLELAGLVMLLGAVNRDRVGFLHASPEGYTLKEPVRGRGQILHLAAQLLGRDAPSLENAAPAAAHPHDFIPWRLLAHAAPRHSILIWLGDFAPRAHPEGWSVLSRRYQTMGFRVDDPWDRELPHGRVLTAYDPTTGRLVNLNGGSSAQRAAHQLWVDQREQAFRDLFPNPLSRLVVGTAEDRLDALVRFFHARMAAGNRR, from the coding sequence ATGCCCAACCCGATCACAGCGCACACGTCCGTCGTCACCTCCCAGCTCGCGCTCCTGCGCCAACTGGAGTGGAAGGTGCGCCACGCGGTCGAGAACGTGCTCAGCGGCGAATATCGCTCGGCCTTTCGCGGGCGCGGCATGGAGTTCGACCAAGTCGTCAAATACACCTTCGGCGACGACATCCGCGACATCGACTGGAACGTCACCGCACGACTCGGGGAGCCCTACCGGAAAAAATTCATCGAGGAACGCGAAGTCACGTTGCTGCTCGTCCTCGAGGACAGCGTCAGCCTGCAATTCGGCTCCGGCGAAAAATCCAAGCGCGAGGCCCTGCTCGAACTCGCCGGCCTCGTCATGTTGCTCGGCGCCGTCAACCGCGACCGCGTCGGCTTTCTCCACGCCTCGCCCGAAGGCTACACGCTCAAGGAACCCGTCCGTGGCCGCGGCCAGATTCTCCACCTCGCCGCGCAACTGCTCGGCCGCGACGCGCCCTCGCTCGAGAACGCCGCGCCGGCCGCCGCGCATCCGCACGACTTCATCCCCTGGCGCCTGCTGGCCCACGCCGCCCCGCGCCACTCGATCCTGATCTGGCTCGGCGATTTCGCCCCGCGCGCGCACCCCGAGGGTTGGAGCGTGCTCTCGCGCCGTTACCAGACGATGGGCTTCCGCGTCGACGATCCGTGGGACCGCGAACTGCCGCACGGCCGCGTGCTCACCGCCTACGACCCGACGACCGGCCGCTTGGTGAACCTCAACGGCGGCTCCTCCGCGCAGCGTGCCGCGCATCAGCTCTGGGTCGACCAACGCGAGCAAGCCTTCCGCGACCTCTTCCCCAATCCGCTCAGTCGCCTCGTCGTCGGCACGGCCGAAGACCGCCTCGACGCGCTCGTCCGCTTCTTCCACGCCCGCATGGCCGCGGGCAACCGGCGATGA